The following are encoded together in the Spiroplasma apis B31 genome:
- a CDS encoding ribonuclease J: protein MEQKEKITSSIVADLEKKIEVKKLADNKTPNKKKMEHAPFPTKVFALGGLEEVGKNTYCIEYDDEIIMLDAGVKFPDATQLGVSAVIPDYSYLVENNTKVKALFITHGHEDHIGGIPHLLQQVDIPVIYAPELAAALIRDRIREHKLQNKTVVREYVENDVYSTKNFVIQFAAVNHSIPDAFGIHVTTPNGAIFSTGDYKFDWTPLGHSANIQRMANWGNEGIELLMSDSTNAEVEGYTLGERKVIQNIDAHFLKAKGRIIIASFASNVHRIQHIIELANKYGRRILVIGRSLERIIKIIRQMGHLNINDKMFIKANDIDNFPKNQIMILCTGSQGEPMAALSRIARLEHQTIKLIPGDTVIMSSSPIPGNRADVENIVNKLTKIGAIVIENTGEQKIHTSGHASQEEQKLLFTLLKPRCFMPMHGEFRMLKTHGETATKVNVKPHNVFVVANGDQILLHNGTAELGKRIPADAIFIDGKDMTGKASNVIRERNILSRDGLMAVIISIDSQANRLSAPPRIVSRGSFYVRESGNVIAESINIVTQAVQNVLSSSKPTFGAIKKVIKESLSPFIFRYKRRNPLIIPVILNKKIEVK from the coding sequence ATGGAACAAAAAGAAAAGATAACATCTAGCATCGTAGCGGATCTAGAAAAAAAAATAGAAGTAAAAAAACTAGCAGATAATAAAACACCTAATAAGAAAAAAATGGAACATGCACCGTTTCCGACTAAGGTATTCGCTTTAGGGGGGCTGGAAGAAGTTGGTAAAAACACTTATTGTATAGAGTATGATGATGAAATTATAATGTTGGATGCAGGGGTTAAATTTCCTGATGCAACGCAACTTGGTGTAAGTGCGGTTATTCCTGATTATAGCTATTTAGTGGAAAATAATACAAAAGTAAAAGCATTATTTATCACGCACGGGCATGAAGACCACATTGGTGGAATTCCACATTTACTACAACAAGTTGATATACCTGTTATATATGCACCAGAATTAGCTGCTGCTTTAATCAGAGATAGAATCAGAGAACATAAATTACAAAATAAAACTGTTGTTAGAGAGTATGTTGAAAATGATGTGTACTCGACTAAAAATTTTGTAATTCAGTTTGCAGCAGTCAACCACTCAATTCCCGATGCATTCGGAATACACGTTACAACACCAAATGGAGCAATTTTCTCAACTGGTGATTATAAGTTTGACTGAACACCTTTAGGTCATTCTGCCAATATACAAAGAATGGCTAATTGAGGTAATGAAGGAATAGAATTGCTGATGTCAGACTCAACAAACGCTGAAGTTGAGGGTTACACTTTGGGTGAGAGAAAAGTAATTCAAAACATAGATGCCCATTTCTTAAAAGCTAAAGGAAGAATAATAATCGCTTCATTTGCTTCTAATGTACACCGTATTCAACATATTATAGAATTAGCAAATAAATATGGGAGAAGAATATTAGTTATTGGACGTAGTTTAGAAAGAATAATCAAAATTATACGACAAATGGGTCACTTAAATATAAACGATAAGATGTTCATAAAAGCAAATGATATTGACAATTTTCCAAAAAATCAAATTATGATTCTTTGTACCGGAAGCCAAGGTGAACCAATGGCTGCCCTATCTAGAATAGCACGTCTTGAACACCAAACAATAAAATTGATACCGGGTGATACAGTAATTATGTCTTCGTCACCAATACCAGGAAATAGAGCGGACGTTGAAAATATTGTTAATAAATTAACAAAAATAGGAGCAATAGTTATTGAGAATACTGGTGAACAAAAAATACATACATCAGGTCATGCCAGTCAAGAAGAACAAAAATTACTATTCACATTGTTGAAACCAAGATGTTTTATGCCAATGCATGGTGAGTTTAGAATGCTTAAAACACACGGAGAAACAGCTACAAAAGTAAATGTCAAACCACATAATGTGTTTGTTGTTGCAAACGGGGATCAAATTTTATTACATAATGGGACTGCAGAATTAGGCAAAAGAATACCTGCAGATGCAATATTTATTGATGGAAAAGATATGACAGGAAAAGCAAGTAATGTTATTAGAGAAAGAAATATCCTAAGTCGTGACGGACTTATGGCAGTTATAATATCTATTGACTCACAAGCAAATAGATTATCTGCACCACCAAGAATTGTCTCTAGAGGAAGTTTCTATGTTAGAGAAAGTGGAAATGTTATTGCTGAATCAATAAATATCGTTACACAAGCTGTTCAAAACGTTTTAAGTTCATCAAAACCAACTTTTGGAGCTATTAAAAAAGTTATCAAAGAATCATTATCACCATTCATTTTCAGATATAAGAGAAGAAATCCTTTAATTATACCGGTGATTTTAAATAAGAAGATAGAGGTTAAATAA
- a CDS encoding DnaA ATPase domain-containing protein encodes MEQLSLDLLKQDKELKKLVDKYNISDKVLSENMIVLSRFKRDFVLCEPNQPLSMCKQSIPGVQQKLSFLNNTFYVTSKNCQHWVFENKDYKLQKNILYADYDFKEVPETIEEFLNSDKAKNLDGNLEKLLIGLNKTKTEKGFYVYGEPGIGKTYIMKLLANTYAKLDKKVILVTVNKLIKKVKETFKSLESNDYNKFFDQCCDVDVLILDDIGSEIVSDWSRDELLFGLLNTRMENKKLTFFTSNFSIPELETHYLNKKIRDQSLMKFEKMKTLRFTERIKGLSFCVRLHGSNKRY; translated from the coding sequence ATGGAACAACTTTCATTAGATTTATTAAAACAAGATAAAGAACTCAAAAAACTTGTTGATAAGTATAATATCAGCGATAAGGTTTTAAGTGAAAATATGATTGTTCTTTCAAGATTTAAAAGGGACTTTGTTCTTTGTGAACCTAATCAACCATTGTCAATGTGTAAACAAAGCATCCCGGGTGTTCAACAAAAATTGTCTTTTTTAAATAATACATTCTATGTTACTAGTAAAAATTGTCAACACTGAGTTTTTGAAAATAAAGATTATAAGCTACAAAAAAATATTCTATACGCTGACTATGATTTTAAAGAAGTTCCAGAAACGATAGAAGAATTCTTGAACTCTGATAAAGCAAAAAATCTAGATGGTAATTTAGAAAAACTATTGATCGGATTAAATAAAACCAAAACCGAAAAAGGGTTCTATGTTTATGGAGAACCAGGAATTGGTAAGACATATATTATGAAATTATTAGCTAACACTTATGCTAAGTTAGACAAAAAAGTAATTTTAGTCACAGTAAATAAACTAATTAAAAAAGTCAAAGAGACTTTCAAAAGTCTAGAGTCAAATGATTACAACAAGTTTTTTGATCAATGCTGTGATGTGGATGTATTGATATTAGATGATATCGGTTCTGAGATTGTTAGTGATTGAAGTAGAGATGAGCTTTTATTTGGTTTATTAAATACTAGAATGGAAAATAAAAAACTTACTTTTTTTACATCAAATTTTTCAATACCAGAATTAGAAACGCATTACTTAAATAAGAAAATTAGAGATCAAAGTTTAATGAAATTCGAAAAAATGAAAACTTTAAGGTTCACAGAAAGAATTAAAGGTCTATCATTTTGTGTACGTTTACATGGTTCTAACAAGAGGTACTAA
- the def gene encoding peptide deformylase, which yields MKLDLNKDLLQKDIPSNKWLWKDTQPEVIRNKSIDVDLPLSKDNEVIMKKLIDFVRYSQDRELNNPTNEDYLRPAVGLAAPQIGSNTNMFFARFEWDIQNNEVEEFAMVNPKIIARSEQICCLNGGEGCLSVDIDKKGNVPRNYKIKVTGYDWLQEKEVELDLRGYHAIVFQHEIEHNQGELYYDKINKNNPDFVEDEWIII from the coding sequence ATGAAATTAGATTTAAATAAAGATTTGCTACAAAAAGATATTCCATCTAACAAATGGTTATGAAAAGATACACAACCAGAAGTAATTAGGAACAAATCTATTGATGTGGATTTGCCATTATCTAAAGATAATGAAGTTATAATGAAAAAATTGATTGATTTTGTAAGATATTCACAAGATCGTGAACTTAATAATCCGACAAATGAAGACTATTTAAGACCAGCTGTTGGGCTAGCTGCTCCTCAAATTGGGAGTAATACAAATATGTTCTTTGCTCGTTTTGAATGAGATATTCAAAATAATGAAGTTGAAGAATTTGCAATGGTTAACCCCAAAATAATAGCTAGAAGTGAGCAAATATGCTGTTTAAATGGTGGCGAAGGATGCCTAAGCGTTGATATTGACAAAAAAGGAAACGTACCTAGAAATTATAAAATAAAAGTTACTGGTTACGATTGATTACAAGAAAAAGAAGTTGAACTTGATTTAAGGGGTTATCACGCAATTGTGTTTCAACACGAGATAGAACACAACCAAGGCGAACTTTACTATGACAAAATTAATAAAAACAATCCCGATTTCGTTGAGGATGAGTGAATAATTATATAA
- a CDS encoding phosphoglycerate kinase produces MKKTLRDIQVEGKTVLVRVDFNVPIKDGVITDDNRIKAAMPTINYLIENKAKIVLFSHLSRIKEEADKSKKSLAPVAKRLSEIAGKPVKFVPETRGAELEQAIKNLNESDLLLFENTRFEDVKDNEVVKYESKNNAELGKYWASLGDVFVNDAFGTAHRAHASNVGVASNISESCVGFLVQKELEMLGKGIDSPEHPFVAIIGGAKVSDKIGVIDNLLTKADKIIIGGGMAYTFFKAQGHNIGKSLCEEDKVALAKEYLDKANGKIVLPIDSSNCEEFKDIQGSVSGVDLPNDVMGLDIGPKSIELFQDILKDAKTVAWNGPMGVFEFENYKKGTVGVCEAIAGLEKSFTLIGGGDSAAAAIQLGFADKFTHISTGGGASLEYMEGKVLPGVEAIQNK; encoded by the coding sequence ATGAAAAAAACATTAAGAGATATACAAGTGGAGGGTAAAACTGTCTTAGTTAGAGTAGACTTTAACGTTCCAATAAAAGACGGAGTTATCACAGACGATAATCGTATCAAAGCAGCAATGCCAACAATCAATTATCTAATAGAAAATAAAGCTAAAATTGTACTATTTTCACATCTAAGTAGAATCAAAGAAGAAGCGGATAAAAGCAAAAAATCACTAGCACCTGTAGCAAAAAGATTAAGTGAAATAGCAGGTAAACCAGTAAAGTTTGTTCCTGAAACAAGAGGGGCAGAACTTGAACAAGCTATAAAAAATTTAAATGAAAGTGATTTATTGTTATTCGAAAATACTCGTTTTGAAGACGTTAAGGACAACGAAGTTGTTAAGTATGAGTCTAAAAATAATGCAGAATTAGGTAAGTACTGAGCAAGTCTTGGAGACGTTTTTGTAAATGATGCATTTGGTACAGCTCACCGTGCACATGCTTCAAATGTAGGTGTAGCATCTAATATTTCAGAGAGCTGTGTAGGATTTTTAGTACAAAAAGAATTAGAAATGTTAGGAAAAGGTATCGATTCACCAGAACATCCTTTTGTGGCTATCATTGGTGGTGCGAAAGTATCTGATAAAATTGGTGTAATTGATAATTTATTAACTAAAGCCGACAAAATTATTATTGGAGGGGGAATGGCTTACACATTCTTCAAGGCACAAGGTCACAATATCGGAAAATCATTATGTGAAGAGGATAAAGTTGCATTGGCAAAAGAGTATTTAGATAAAGCGAACGGAAAAATAGTTTTACCAATAGATTCTTCAAACTGCGAAGAATTTAAAGATATACAAGGAAGTGTTTCTGGAGTAGATCTACCAAACGATGTAATGGGACTTGACATTGGACCTAAATCTATAGAATTATTCCAAGATATTTTAAAAGATGCTAAAACAGTCGCTTGAAATGGACCAATGGGAGTATTTGAATTTGAAAACTATAAAAAAGGTACAGTTGGTGTTTGTGAAGCAATAGCCGGTTTAGAAAAATCATTTACCTTAATTGGTGGTGGTGATTCTGCAGCTGCAGCTATCCAACTTGGTTTTGCAGATAAATTTACACATATTTCAACAGGGGGTGGAGCTTCTCTTGAATATATGGAAGGAAAGGTTCTACCAGGAGTTGAAGCAATTCAAAATAAATAA
- a CDS encoding type II toxin-antitoxin system antitoxin SocA domain-containing protein gives MFFYSKKDFISYLLNLMSKLQSEMPNLKITQIQIQKTIYIIYAYYLLYRTPICNINFETWRWGPVIYELWKEQTKYKGNNVPLDFDEKLYEKYLELWNNEVRICEVIIRFLMKLKTWDIVKICHEQTPWKKFYRPNRKNLMKDEDIINFHKVSSDNLFSYLNFILIKENLF, from the coding sequence ATGTTTTTTTATTCAAAAAAAGATTTCATTAGTTATTTATTAAATTTAATGAGCAAACTTCAGAGTGAAATGCCAAATCTTAAGATTACTCAAATTCAAATTCAAAAAACTATTTATATTATCTATGCCTATTATTTACTTTACCGTACCCCTATATGTAACATAAACTTCGAAACTTGAAGATGGGGGCCCGTAATTTATGAACTATGGAAAGAACAAACAAAGTATAAGGGTAATAATGTACCATTAGATTTTGATGAAAAATTATATGAAAAATATTTAGAGTTATGGAACAATGAAGTAAGAATCTGTGAAGTTATAATAAGATTTCTTATGAAGTTAAAAACTTGAGACATTGTAAAGATTTGTCATGAACAAACACCCTGAAAAAAGTTTTACAGACCTAACAGAAAAAACTTAATGAAAGACGAAGACATAATTAACTTTCATAAAGTTAGTAGTGACAATTTATTTTCCTATCTAAATTTTATTTTAATTAAGGAAAATTTGTTTTAA
- the mutM gene encoding DNA-formamidopyrimidine glycosylase has product MPELPEVETVVRLLRQKVKGEKIVNAKILYPNLLKTDISLSAFEVDIKNRVIEDVSRIAKHIIFHLGDMVLISHLRMEGKWFIYDDEVNYNKHLEAIFELESGKKMAYFDTRKFGTFHYQLKESYKELKPISNVGPEPFNPKVDANFLVKTIGKSNKFIKTALLDQTKLSGIGNIYADEILFKAKIHPLNRATSLKANNYEDILVASKEILTKAIELGGSTIDSYQMEDGIDGKFQNELKVHTRKNKPCYICGSTIEKIKVNGRGTYFCKVCQLMI; this is encoded by the coding sequence ATGCCAGAGTTACCAGAAGTCGAAACTGTAGTAAGATTGTTAAGACAAAAAGTTAAAGGCGAAAAAATAGTAAATGCAAAAATTTTATACCCCAATTTATTAAAAACAGATATTTCTTTATCTGCTTTTGAAGTCGATATAAAAAATAGAGTGATAGAAGATGTGTCAAGGATTGCTAAACATATTATATTTCATTTAGGGGACATGGTTTTGATAAGTCATCTTCGAATGGAAGGTAAATGATTTATTTACGATGATGAAGTAAATTATAATAAACATTTGGAAGCCATTTTCGAATTGGAAAGTGGAAAAAAAATGGCTTATTTTGATACAAGAAAATTTGGAACATTTCATTATCAACTTAAAGAAAGTTATAAGGAATTAAAACCCATTAGTAATGTTGGTCCCGAACCATTTAATCCAAAAGTGGACGCGAATTTTTTAGTCAAAACTATTGGAAAATCAAATAAGTTTATAAAAACAGCATTATTGGATCAGACAAAGTTATCAGGGATAGGTAATATTTATGCAGACGAAATACTTTTTAAAGCTAAAATACATCCTCTAAATCGAGCAACAAGTTTAAAGGCAAATAACTATGAGGATATATTGGTTGCATCAAAGGAAATATTAACTAAAGCAATCGAGCTGGGTGGTTCTACAATAGATTCTTATCAAATGGAAGACGGCATCGACGGTAAATTTCAAAATGAACTAAAAGTACATACGCGAAAAAATAAACCTTGCTATATCTGTGGTTCTACAATAGAAAAAATTAAAGTAAACGGTAGAGGTACATATTTTTGTAAAGTATGTCAATTAATGATTTAA
- a CDS encoding DnaD domain protein has translation MKDYKYKITLKNRIDSSDDKILSYLYQPIIGLNSMALYKLLIHEAEINRDFKSVLLEEERLLKLCETTSEKLNKQIKKLEATGLIETLYNKQKNLACFNIYSPLDAKDFFQNRLFNNALLIKIGEKNYEIARYIFRDEGDPLTESGYENKSSKFLEVFSEFTEESNYLSFSKIKVKPRKSNVLLKGFNYENIIKEMKKNKIFISPTDVEKQRSIEDVYVAYNITISEIITTIKKIYNEEIMDFSLSDFYEEISKLYLAKNNSELFVPSDNIELQTNKKIKEMETIEPYDYLRLLFGDEKIISSNDETVIKTLLEKYKLRNGVINCLLEFSYYKNNKDIVGNYLFKIASTMNERNIKTADKAMEFLKVAHKKTPTKKSNEYLKNEDIIWQEAQTKKTYEINLDDKVENSIWGEV, from the coding sequence ATGAAAGATTATAAATATAAAATTACACTAAAAAACCGAATAGATTCTTCTGATGATAAAATACTCTCTTATCTTTACCAACCAATAATTGGGTTAAATAGTATGGCTCTCTATAAGTTGCTAATTCATGAAGCAGAAATTAATCGAGACTTTAAATCTGTTTTATTAGAAGAGGAAAGACTATTGAAGCTTTGCGAAACTACAAGTGAAAAATTAAATAAGCAAATAAAGAAATTGGAAGCTACTGGCCTAATTGAAACTTTATACAATAAGCAAAAAAACCTAGCTTGTTTTAATATTTATTCACCTTTAGATGCAAAAGATTTTTTTCAAAACAGGTTATTTAATAACGCACTACTTATCAAAATTGGGGAAAAAAACTATGAGATTGCGAGATATATATTCAGAGATGAAGGTGATCCTTTAACTGAAAGCGGCTATGAAAATAAATCGTCAAAGTTTTTAGAGGTATTTTCAGAGTTTACTGAGGAGTCTAACTATCTTTCATTTAGTAAAATTAAAGTTAAACCAAGAAAATCAAATGTTTTATTAAAAGGTTTTAACTACGAAAATATTATTAAAGAAATGAAAAAGAATAAAATTTTTATATCTCCTACAGATGTCGAAAAGCAAAGGTCTATTGAAGATGTTTATGTTGCCTATAATATAACAATTTCTGAAATCATAACTACAATAAAAAAAATTTACAATGAAGAGATCATGGATTTTAGTTTGTCGGATTTTTATGAAGAGATTTCTAAACTTTACCTAGCTAAAAATAATAGTGAATTGTTTGTACCAAGCGATAATATTGAATTACAAACTAATAAAAAAATTAAGGAAATGGAAACTATTGAACCTTATGATTATTTAAGATTGTTGTTTGGAGATGAAAAAATAATTTCATCTAATGATGAAACTGTTATAAAAACTTTATTAGAAAAGTATAAGCTTAGAAACGGTGTAATTAATTGTTTGCTAGAGTTTTCGTATTATAAAAATAATAAAGATATAGTCGGTAATTATTTATTTAAAATTGCCTCTACTATGAATGAACGAAATATTAAAACCGCAGACAAAGCGATGGAGTTTTTAAAAGTAGCCCACAAAAAAACACCAACAAAAAAATCAAACGAATATTTAAAAAATGAAGATATCATTTGACAAGAAGCGCAAACTAAAAAAACTTATGAAATAAATCTTGATGATAAAGTAGAAAACTCTATTTGAGGAGAAGTTTAA
- a CDS encoding APC family permease: MKIKNKELNLFSITWMGFSFIAGITFTASFTTILGKDSVGGHIYWIFALEGLIAFMCAWAFGKLVQVHPQANGGGSQYARTAFGKFWGLLMGMLNYSVIPLVGMNLLVSMVRQNFDGGAVDLVGFKNGVFTGSWGSWGSLYLDIIAFGLFIFASTVIFFGIRKYKVVGVAVGYITWTLTLLLMILGLVAGGLNLFGSSPNNGLLNHTTGIKLGFKNFSSAFTTCFLAYGGIETFITTGKNIKNRSKNVPLAIIIILIATTLFYIIFTLIIMFAVTGDFKGNPNLQIFDNLSNNVIIKKFGVWMIIACTLLMRFNSSLQLTLFGGSTLEPLAKQRFIPKKLEKENGENVPINGVITTIIISILTSVLFIFIPDIIQGVTGKPTPFDYATLASAASIVLISIYYLIIPVVLVQGFRKKIKLKIWEYIGWILTMGVLTFIIVMYFIDLFSTLANPYKDGVFLIQPVLASTFQLVYLFAIILVALYLYFVYHKKQMKLLSTNKEELEKLQEYEKVFVIFEKDTIIKNKNSSV, translated from the coding sequence ATGAAAATTAAAAATAAGGAATTAAACTTATTCAGTATAACTTGGATGGGTTTTAGCTTTATTGCAGGAATAACATTCACTGCAAGCTTTACAACAATATTGGGCAAAGATAGTGTTGGAGGTCATATCTACTGAATATTTGCTCTAGAAGGCCTTATAGCATTTATGTGTGCATGGGCTTTTGGTAAATTAGTTCAGGTCCACCCTCAAGCAAATGGTGGTGGTAGTCAATATGCTAGAACTGCTTTTGGTAAATTTTGAGGACTATTGATGGGTATGTTGAATTACTCAGTTATACCACTTGTTGGTATGAATTTATTAGTATCAATGGTTAGACAAAATTTTGATGGTGGTGCAGTTGATTTAGTAGGCTTTAAAAATGGGGTCTTTACAGGAAGTTGAGGAAGTTGAGGAAGTTTATACTTAGACATAATAGCATTTGGTCTATTTATATTTGCTTCAACAGTGATCTTTTTTGGAATCAGAAAATATAAGGTTGTTGGGGTGGCTGTCGGTTACATCACTTGAACACTTACTCTTTTATTGATGATTCTAGGACTTGTTGCTGGTGGACTAAATTTATTTGGTAGTAGTCCAAATAATGGTTTATTAAATCATACAACAGGTATAAAATTAGGTTTTAAAAACTTCAGTAGTGCGTTTACAACCTGTTTCTTAGCTTATGGAGGCATAGAAACTTTTATTACCACGGGTAAAAATATCAAGAATAGAAGCAAAAACGTTCCATTAGCGATAATAATAATCCTAATAGCAACAACATTGTTTTACATTATTTTTACTTTGATTATAATGTTTGCAGTCACAGGTGACTTCAAAGGAAATCCTAATCTGCAAATATTCGATAACTTATCAAATAACGTTATCATAAAAAAATTTGGGGTTTGAATGATAATAGCTTGTACCTTGTTAATGAGATTTAATTCATCATTACAATTAACACTATTCGGTGGTTCAACTCTAGAACCATTGGCTAAACAAAGATTTATCCCTAAAAAACTAGAAAAAGAAAATGGAGAAAATGTACCTATTAATGGTGTAATCACTACAATAATTATCTCAATTTTAACTTCAGTCTTATTTATATTTATTCCAGATATCATCCAAGGTGTAACTGGTAAGCCAACACCGTTTGATTATGCAACATTAGCGAGCGCTGCATCTATAGTTCTTATAAGTATTTATTACTTGATTATTCCAGTAGTACTTGTTCAAGGCTTTAGGAAAAAAATCAAACTTAAGATTTGAGAATATATTGGATGAATTTTAACTATGGGAGTGTTGACATTCATTATTGTAATGTACTTTATCGATCTATTTTCAACACTGGCAAATCCTTACAAGGACGGAGTATTCTTAATCCAACCAGTTCTTGCAAGCACTTTCCAATTAGTCTATCTGTTTGCAATAATTCTAGTAGCTTTATACTTATACTTTGTTTATCACAAAAAACAAATGAAGTTATTGAGCACTAACAAAGAAGAGCTCGAAAAGTTACAAGAATACGAGAAAGTATTTGTAATTTTTGAAAAAGATACAATTATAAAAAACAAAAATTCTTCTGTTTAA
- the gap gene encoding type I glyceraldehyde-3-phosphate dehydrogenase, whose product MKKIAINGFGRIGRLAFRQLFLSDNIEIVAINDLTNANTLAYLLEFDSAHGQFMPGKIKAKDGAIIVDGKEIKILAERDANNLPWGEMGIDLVVECTGFYADKEKAKAHINAGAKKTIISAPATGDLKTVVFGVNHKTITADDQIVSAASCTTNCLSPVAKILDEKFGIVKGLMNTIHAVTNDQTLLDLPHADVRRGRAAGWNIVPSKTGAAAAVGKVLPSLNGKLDGLALRVPVITGSIVDLTAELKTNVTAEEINKAVESAVTSDAELGKALQYNTQPIVSQDVISSTYGSIFDATLTKVMEVDGKQMVKVFAWYDNESSFTSQFIRTIKYMLSL is encoded by the coding sequence ATGAAAAAAATCGCTATAAACGGATTTGGTAGAATTGGTCGTCTTGCATTTAGACAATTATTTTTATCAGATAATATTGAAATCGTTGCAATCAACGACTTAACAAACGCTAACACACTAGCATACTTATTAGAATTTGACTCAGCACATGGTCAATTTATGCCTGGAAAAATCAAAGCTAAAGACGGGGCTATAATTGTAGATGGTAAAGAAATTAAAATTCTTGCTGAGAGAGATGCTAATAACTTACCATGAGGAGAAATGGGAATCGACCTAGTAGTAGAATGTACTGGTTTTTATGCAGATAAAGAAAAAGCAAAAGCACATATAAATGCTGGAGCTAAAAAAACAATTATCTCAGCACCAGCAACAGGAGATTTAAAAACTGTTGTATTCGGAGTAAACCACAAAACAATTACTGCAGATGATCAAATTGTCTCAGCAGCTTCATGTACAACTAACTGTTTGTCACCTGTTGCTAAAATTTTAGATGAAAAATTTGGTATTGTAAAAGGATTGATGAATACAATCCATGCTGTAACTAATGACCAAACATTATTAGATTTACCTCACGCAGATGTTCGTCGTGGACGTGCAGCTGGATGAAACATTGTGCCTTCTAAAACTGGAGCTGCAGCAGCAGTTGGTAAAGTGTTACCTTCTTTAAATGGTAAATTAGATGGATTGGCTCTACGTGTTCCTGTTATCACAGGTTCAATTGTTGACTTAACAGCTGAATTAAAAACTAACGTTACTGCAGAAGAAATTAACAAAGCTGTTGAAAGTGCAGTTACATCTGATGCAGAATTAGGTAAAGCATTACAATACAACACCCAACCAATCGTTTCACAAGATGTAATTTCATCAACATATGGATCAATCTTTGATGCAACTTTAACAAAAGTTATGGAAGTTGATGGAAAACAAATGGTTAAAGTGTTCGCGTGATATGACAACGAAAGTTCATTCACTTCACAATTTATCCGTACAATTAAATACATGTTATCATTGTAG